AAGGGCAACTGCTTCGAGGCGATGACCCGTTATGCCGAGGTGCTCGGCGGCGAGATCGGCGGCGTTTTCCGCAACGGTGATGCGCCCGACCCGGAAAGCCGGATGCCCGGCGGCGACGATCTGGTGATGAACATGGCCATGAGTTTAGGCAATGCCACGGTCATGGCCTCGGACGTCCCGACCGAAATGTACAGGAAGCCAGCCGGCTTCCGCGTATCGATCGCGCCGTCCTCGCGCGCGGAATTCGACCGCATCCACGACGCGCTGGCAGAGGATGCGGAAAGCGTCGAGATGGCGCCCGGCGAAACCTTCTGGGCAGAACGCTTCGCCATGTTCACCGACAGGTACGGCACGCCGTGGATGCTCAATTTCGAGGGCGCCAAGGGCTCCGCCTGAGCGGACCTCAACGAAAGCAGGGAGAGACAATCATGTTCCGAATGGTCATTCTGACCGCATTGCTCGCGGTCGCCGCCCCGGCATTGGCCGATGAGGAGCCGACAGGCGATCGCGTCGCGGTCAACGGTATGAAGATGTATTACGAGGTCTCCGGAAAGGGCGATCCGCTGATCGTGCTGCACGGCGCCTATATGAACATCCCCGCGATGGGCGAGATCATCCCGGTGCTCGCCGAGACGCACAAGGTCTATGCGCTGGAATTCCAGGGACACGGCCGCACCACCGACATCGACCGGCCGATCACCTATCCGAACCTTGCGGGCGATGTCGCCGCCTTCATGGACGCAGTCGGGATCGAGAAGGCCGACATATTCGGCTATTCCATGGGCGCGGCCGCCGGGCTGCGGTTCGCCATCGACTTTCCTGAGCGGGTCGATCAGCTTGTCGCAGCATCGGTGGCGTATGATTACGAAGGCTGGCAGCCCGCCTTCAGGGACTTCGTCCCGCAGATGAGTGTCGAGATGTTCCTGGAGATGCCGTTTGCCGCCGAATACCGGGAACTGGCGGCCGATCCGGATGGGTTTCCCGCGCTCGTCGAAAAGCTGATCGCGCTCGAGCATGAGCCGATGGCCTGGGGCGAGGACGTGGCAGCATTGGAGACCCCGGTGCTGATCATCACCGGCGACGCCGATGTCGCGACGCTGGAACATTCAGTCGCGATGTTCCGCCTGCTGGGCGGCGGGGTGATGGGCGACATGGGCCAACCGCTGCCGGCCTCCCGGCTCGCGGTAATGCCGGCGACCTCCCACACCGCGGTCATCAACCAGCCCGCGCTTCTGCACGCATTCATCGAACCCTTCCTTCAAGGGACGACACCGAAAGGGTTCTTCGAATAGCCCGCGTCGCGTCCTAGCCCGGGGCGGCTTACCCACCACAACAGACACAGGGAGAAACGTCATGACCGAGATCATCAACTGCCTTTGGTACGATTACGGCGAAGCCAGGAAAGCGGCCGCGTTCTATGCCGCCACTTTTCCCGACAGCCATGTCGATCGCGTGAACACCGCCGCCTCCGATTATCCCGGCGGCAAGGAAGGCGACGAACTGACCGTCGAATTCACCGTGCTCGGGCGCAAGTTCGTCGGCCTGAATGGCGGCCCCAACTTCACGCCGAACGAGGCCGTCTCCTTCATGGTGGTCACAGAAGATCAGGAAGAGACCGACCGCTTCTGGAACGCCATCGTCGGCAATGGCGGACAGGAAAGCGCCTGCGGCTGGTGCAAGGACCGCTGGGGCCATTCCTGGCAGATCACGCCGAAACTGCTGCTCGACCTGACGACGGGACCCGACAGGGACAAAGCCAAACGCGCCTTCGAGGCAATGATGACGATGGGCAAGATCGACATCGCCGCCCTGGAAAAAGCGGTGGAATAGCCGTCAGGGACCATCTCGATCGCCGTGACAGGAACACTTTGGCGGGTGCTTTCTTGTTCGTGCCGGCAAGAAGATCGCGCGAAGAAGAATTGCCGGGTTTCCTGGCCATCGTCGCGTTCTTTGCTCAGACCACGTCCTGGTGGCACTGTCCGCCAGGACCGCCATTTCTCCTTTAACATCCGACTGTCGTCGGCCTCACTCGTCTGACTTGCCGCGTCGCCCGCTGAAATAGGGCAGCGCGAACAGATAGAGACCGGTGACCAGCATCAGGAACAACGGGAACAAGGGCAGGAAGTACACCCATTCGGCGGGTTCCCTGCCGAACCCCTGGGCGCCGAAGATGCCGATCACGATCAGGGTGAAAACGATCGACAGCCAGCGATGACATTGTCTTATCAGCTTGCTCCAGCTCATTTGTACCTCTTTCCAATCTCGTCGGATGCGAAAAGGGCTAGAGCGCCGTGCGTCCATTCGGACGCACGGCGCTCTAACCTATTGAATCTACGCATCGAGCTTACCCCCGACGATTTCCTCGGCACGCTTGCCGAAAGGCTGCCACCCCTTTGGAGACTGCTCCTTTTCTCAGTGGGCAGGCTCGGCAAGCTGCATCAGACGGTGGCCCCCTCGAACTCCTCGGCCGCCTCGCGCGCATAGCGCGCCGGTGACATGCCCACGCTTCGACCGAATGCCACGCTGAAGGCGCTCGCGGAACTGAAGCCGACTTGGCAGGCAATTGCGCTTACGCTCAACTCCCGCTTGCGCAAGAGATCCTTTGCCAGTGTCAGTCGCCAGGCCGTAAGCTATTCCATCGGCGCCATTCCCATTGCTCGATCCGTGCATTCGGAGCCTCAGGTGAATGCTGAAGCGTGGTAACTCCAGTCTCCTCGGTCTGCTCCGAATGAACAGCCTTCTGCAAGATCACAGCTAGAGAACCTCAACACTGACGTTCAATGCGGTCTCAAGCTGATCTGCGATCTGCATCCAGCGTTCTGCGAACGGACCATAGGCGGTCTTGATGTCGACGCCGACCGGCAGTTCCGGGCATTCGTTTTCGCCATTCGAGCCCCAGTTGACCCAGCCCG
This window of the Martelella lutilitoris genome carries:
- a CDS encoding alpha/beta fold hydrolase; this translates as MFRMVILTALLAVAAPALADEEPTGDRVAVNGMKMYYEVSGKGDPLIVLHGAYMNIPAMGEIIPVLAETHKVYALEFQGHGRTTDIDRPITYPNLAGDVAAFMDAVGIEKADIFGYSMGAAAGLRFAIDFPERVDQLVAASVAYDYEGWQPAFRDFVPQMSVEMFLEMPFAAEYRELAADPDGFPALVEKLIALEHEPMAWGEDVAALETPVLIITGDADVATLEHSVAMFRLLGGGVMGDMGQPLPASRLAVMPATSHTAVINQPALLHAFIEPFLQGTTPKGFFE
- a CDS encoding VOC family protein; this encodes MTEIINCLWYDYGEARKAAAFYAATFPDSHVDRVNTAASDYPGGKEGDELTVEFTVLGRKFVGLNGGPNFTPNEAVSFMVVTEDQEETDRFWNAIVGNGGQESACGWCKDRWGHSWQITPKLLLDLTTGPDRDKAKRAFEAMMTMGKIDIAALEKAVE
- a CDS encoding helix-turn-helix domain-containing protein, which codes for MRKRELSVSAIACQVGFSSASAFSVAFGRSVGMSPARYAREAAEEFEGATV
- a CDS encoding VOC family protein; translated protein: MEPTIYLFFKGNCFEAMTRYAEVLGGEIGGVFRNGDAPDPESRMPGGDDLVMNMAMSLGNATVMASDVPTEMYRKPAGFRVSIAPSSRAEFDRIHDALAEDAESVEMAPGETFWAERFAMFTDRYGTPWMLNFEGAKGSA